In the genome of Nitrospira japonica, one region contains:
- a CDS encoding Spy/CpxP family protein refolding chaperone gives MKKGIRNVMTLGAASAFTLALATSGVWANEPGYGKDGHGGGEHGGMRGHGMGMMHSSAGHLIRHLLKHEKEIGLTPDQVTKLKEIQLNLDKTRIKSEADIQVAEREIKALTDNEKSDLGAIEAKLKQSEDLQVALRMTSIKTRREVLALLTPEQRQKEQAEHEKMMQQHKEGGKDGKNPHGGGMGNPHGGMTPGHPPKAADAPPAN, from the coding sequence ATGAAGAAGGGAATCAGGAACGTCATGACGCTCGGAGCGGCATCGGCATTCACGCTGGCGCTCGCGACCTCTGGAGTCTGGGCCAATGAACCGGGTTACGGCAAGGACGGTCACGGTGGAGGCGAACACGGCGGGATGCGCGGCCACGGCATGGGCATGATGCACAGCAGCGCCGGCCATTTGATCCGCCACCTGCTCAAGCACGAAAAGGAAATCGGCTTGACGCCCGATCAGGTGACCAAGCTGAAGGAGATTCAACTCAATCTCGACAAGACGCGCATCAAGAGCGAAGCCGATATCCAGGTCGCCGAACGCGAGATCAAGGCGCTGACCGACAATGAAAAGTCCGACCTCGGCGCCATCGAGGCCAAGTTGAAACAGAGCGAAGACCTTCAGGTCGCACTCCGCATGACCTCCATCAAAACACGCCGCGAAGTCCTGGCCCTGCTCACGCCGGAACAGCGCCAGAAGGAACAGGCCGAGCACGAGAAGATGATGCAGCAGCATAAAGAAGGCGGCAAAGACGGCAAGAATCCGCACGGGGGCGGCATGGGCAACCCGCACGGTGGAATGACGCCGGGGCATCCGCCGAAAGCCGCGGACGCGCCGCCGGCCAACTGA
- a CDS encoding class I SAM-dependent methyltransferase — protein MGIKPVARLARGLHSTGLSGDAGLARQVLRFYSRFVPIEGQDILEIGPGQTLEVLEHAMAAGAKSCSAVDIEAYVSPDQAKRKQIAYRIYDGMILPFEAGCFDVVCSYTAFEHLRYPAVTLRECFRILRPGGRLVALIDLCDHSHYGRAEPDPLRVFDCLRYSERLWNLMRWNRSSYVNRLRKSEWLTLFNEVRFLLRNEESQVNEEIGRALPALSYLHKYSHDDAVTAVLTVCLEKPGK, from the coding sequence ATGGGAATCAAGCCGGTCGCCCGGCTTGCCAGAGGACTTCACTCGACCGGGCTCAGCGGCGATGCCGGGTTGGCGCGTCAGGTGTTGCGGTTCTATTCCCGGTTTGTGCCGATCGAGGGACAGGATATTCTTGAGATTGGTCCAGGCCAGACTCTCGAAGTTTTGGAACATGCCATGGCCGCCGGAGCGAAAAGCTGCAGCGCCGTGGACATCGAAGCCTATGTCTCACCGGATCAAGCCAAACGCAAGCAGATTGCCTATCGGATCTACGATGGAATGATTTTACCGTTCGAAGCCGGGTGCTTCGACGTCGTCTGTTCCTATACGGCCTTCGAGCATTTGCGATATCCGGCCGTGACCCTACGCGAATGCTTTCGGATCCTGCGCCCGGGCGGCCGGCTAGTGGCCCTCATCGACCTCTGCGATCACTCGCACTATGGAAGGGCCGAGCCGGACCCGCTCAGGGTTTTCGACTGCCTTCGCTATTCGGAGCGGCTCTGGAACCTGATGCGGTGGAACCGGAGTTCCTACGTGAACCGATTGAGGAAATCGGAATGGCTGACGTTGTTCAATGAAGTGAGGTTCCTGTTGCGGAACGAAGAATCGCAGGTGAACGAGGAGATCGGACGGGCCTTGCCGGCCCTATCCTATCTCCACAAGTACAGTCATGATGATGCGGTCACCGCCGTCCTGACCGTCTGCCTGGAAAAACCCGGCAAGTAA
- a CDS encoding PepSY domain-containing protein: MRHHLLTAIFVIGMIVGLGTPAWSGKHADLLKDAKVTIDQAIKTALEKVPGTAVEAELEKKHGKAVWEVEIVGADGKVSEVHIDAATGEVIDVETKKGGKKGK; the protein is encoded by the coding sequence ATGAGACATCACCTGCTTACTGCGATATTCGTCATCGGCATGATTGTCGGACTTGGCACTCCGGCCTGGAGCGGCAAGCACGCTGACCTGCTTAAAGACGCGAAGGTGACGATCGACCAGGCGATCAAGACCGCCCTCGAAAAAGTTCCCGGTACGGCCGTCGAGGCCGAGCTCGAAAAGAAGCACGGCAAGGCCGTGTGGGAAGTCGAGATCGTCGGCGCAGACGGCAAGGTCTCCGAGGTACACATCGACGCAGCCACCGGCGAAGTGATCGACGTGGAAACCAAGAAGGGCGGGAAAAAGGGGAAATAG
- a CDS encoding glycosyltransferase family 4 protein has translation METVCHVITKLELGGAQEIALHLVSHLDPAKYRLVLATGPGGLLDEDAKAIRGLDVILLSWLGRPVHLFGDVAALVELIFLFRRLRPTIVHTHSSKAGILGRWAAWFAGVPIILHTIHGFGITPGQSPAVRWLFTRLERITGWITTYWIAVAQADIDRGRRWGLFEKNVSLIRPGIDPGPFELPFDERDRAAMRCEFGAGSDHWLIGTVACLKPQKAPEHFMAVAKNVCDRLPQARFVLIGDGELRQSVESLIVRYRLEDRVRLAGWRRDIPASMKAMDAFVLTSRWEGLPRVILEARATGLPIAATNVGGVREAMETHRSGIVVDDGDVAALSAFLVQLYREGRESRGHALKRAGSLPLEFHIDHMVYQYQTLYAELLEARRDDMQSQALGLSR, from the coding sequence ATGGAAACGGTTTGCCACGTCATCACGAAACTCGAACTCGGCGGCGCGCAGGAAATCGCCCTGCATCTCGTCTCCCATCTCGACCCCGCCAAGTATCGCCTCGTACTCGCCACCGGTCCGGGCGGCCTGCTCGATGAGGATGCAAAGGCGATCAGGGGACTTGACGTTATCCTGTTGTCCTGGCTCGGCCGTCCCGTGCATCTTTTCGGAGACGTCGCAGCACTCGTCGAGTTGATCTTCCTGTTTCGCCGTCTCCGTCCCACGATCGTCCACACGCATAGTTCCAAAGCAGGCATTTTAGGCCGATGGGCCGCCTGGTTCGCCGGGGTACCGATCATCCTGCATACCATCCATGGCTTCGGCATTACTCCGGGGCAGTCACCGGCGGTTCGATGGTTGTTCACCCGGCTTGAACGGATCACCGGATGGATTACCACCTATTGGATTGCCGTGGCGCAAGCCGACATCGACAGAGGCAGGCGCTGGGGACTGTTTGAAAAGAACGTGTCGCTCATCAGGCCGGGAATTGATCCCGGGCCGTTCGAGCTGCCGTTCGATGAGCGGGATCGTGCGGCCATGCGTTGCGAGTTCGGGGCCGGCTCCGATCATTGGCTGATCGGGACGGTGGCCTGCCTCAAGCCGCAAAAAGCCCCTGAACACTTCATGGCCGTGGCCAAAAACGTGTGCGACCGTCTTCCCCAGGCCAGATTCGTGCTCATCGGAGACGGAGAACTACGCCAATCGGTGGAGTCGCTGATCGTCCGGTACAGGCTCGAGGACCGCGTCCGTTTGGCCGGGTGGAGACGGGATATCCCCGCGTCCATGAAGGCGATGGACGCCTTCGTGCTGACCTCCCGTTGGGAAGGGCTGCCCCGTGTCATTCTTGAAGCCAGAGCGACCGGCCTTCCGATCGCGGCGACCAATGTAGGGGGAGTGAGAGAAGCCATGGAGACTCATCGGTCAGGAATAGTGGTCGATGACGGAGATGTGGCGGCTCTGTCCGCCTTTCTCGTGCAGCTGTATCGCGAGGGCCGCGAGTCGCGCGGGCATGCGCTGAAGCGGGCCGGCTCACTCCCGCTCGAGTTTCATATCGACCATATGGTGTATCAATATCAAACGCTCTATGCAGAATTGTTGGAAGCGCGCCGCGACGACATGCAGTCTCAAGCCCTGGGACTTTCGAGATGA
- a CDS encoding MraY family glycosyltransferase, which produces MTYLSILTLILGFLLASYGVPIARTAALKYGIVDAPDGRLKHQREPVPYFGGLAIYLAFLMSLAFTFEFRHDVLGIILGGTIVVMLGLIDDFGVLTPWTKLAGQLLAVFVLIKSGIRIEIAAFPEWLDLILTVFWMVGLINAFNLLDIMDGLSAGVGAVSAMFLLIVAVLQNDQTMVFMLAALIGSLVGFLRYNWQPARIYMGDTGAMFIGLLLGAMTMIEKYPSAHPFSLLTPVFILGIPIFDTLFVMYVRYQRGLPIFWGSPDHIAIRLRHWGMSVPQVVIASYAATACVAGIGLLVMSANEQVAMGLCLGTAAVLLAATAVLKRLDVRRPDHAPGKPEEERTAA; this is translated from the coding sequence GTGACGTACTTGTCCATCCTGACATTGATCCTCGGATTTCTGCTCGCGTCCTATGGCGTGCCGATCGCGAGGACTGCGGCGCTGAAATACGGGATCGTCGACGCGCCGGACGGCCGTCTGAAACACCAGCGGGAGCCGGTGCCCTATTTCGGCGGGCTTGCCATCTACCTGGCGTTTCTGATGAGCCTGGCATTCACCTTCGAGTTTCGGCATGACGTATTGGGGATCATCCTCGGTGGAACCATCGTCGTGATGCTCGGGCTCATCGACGATTTCGGCGTGCTCACCCCCTGGACAAAACTCGCCGGACAGCTGCTCGCCGTGTTTGTCCTGATCAAGAGCGGAATCCGAATCGAAATCGCTGCGTTCCCCGAATGGCTCGATCTGATCCTGACCGTGTTCTGGATGGTCGGACTCATCAATGCGTTCAATCTGCTGGACATCATGGATGGGCTGTCGGCCGGTGTGGGCGCCGTGAGCGCCATGTTTCTTCTCATTGTGGCGGTCTTGCAGAACGATCAGACGATGGTCTTCATGCTGGCGGCGTTGATCGGCAGCCTGGTCGGCTTTCTTCGGTACAACTGGCAACCCGCGCGGATCTACATGGGCGATACCGGAGCCATGTTCATCGGGCTGCTCCTCGGCGCCATGACGATGATTGAAAAGTATCCGAGCGCCCACCCTTTCTCGCTGCTCACCCCCGTGTTCATTCTCGGCATTCCGATCTTCGACACACTGTTCGTCATGTACGTCCGGTATCAACGTGGCCTGCCGATCTTCTGGGGCAGTCCGGACCATATTGCGATTCGGTTGCGCCATTGGGGGATGTCGGTACCCCAAGTGGTCATCGCCAGCTACGCGGCGACGGCCTGCGTCGCGGGAATCGGACTGCTCGTCATGAGCGCCAATGAACAGGTTGCGATGGGACTGTGCCTCGGGACCGCTGCAGTGCTGCTCGCCGCCACGGCGGTCTTGAAGCGGCTCGATGTGCGGAGGCCGGATCACGCCCCGGGCAAACCGGAAGAGGAAAGGACTGCTGCATGA
- a CDS encoding S1C family serine protease produces MNILILELVLVFPLLWLGWASAQDLSPREIYEQASPAVVMVMGHQDGNGGKGSGGTGSIIRPDGYVLTNAHVVVDERTGRPFPRLSVFLKPSRVTGNSQSDLSRMVRAKMVAYSQPLDLALLKLESASDPLPTVGLDDSTATRIGDRVVAIGHPEQGGLWTLTTGVISAEVDNFNGVRGKNVFQTETGLNRGNSGGPLLDTGGRMIGVNTAIARVASDGLPITSISFSLKSNVAAQWLREQGIGGRSEAGVVTPPQTQAASEVPSPPAKPVQPSPVETPVKPEKPDLNQRNPSLTNPNQENSKQANPKQTSPNQTGPEPARPYNLDKLVSERARAEAELTDMINEMRGRMKGR; encoded by the coding sequence ATGAACATTCTCATCCTTGAACTCGTCCTCGTCTTCCCGCTCCTGTGGCTGGGCTGGGCCTCCGCGCAAGATCTCTCTCCGCGGGAAATCTATGAACAGGCGTCGCCGGCCGTCGTGATGGTCATGGGGCATCAGGACGGCAACGGAGGGAAGGGGAGCGGGGGAACCGGTTCGATCATTCGGCCGGACGGGTATGTACTCACCAACGCACATGTCGTCGTCGACGAACGGACAGGACGGCCTTTCCCCCGTCTGTCGGTATTCCTGAAGCCCTCTCGTGTGACCGGCAACTCGCAATCGGATCTTTCGCGCATGGTTCGGGCAAAGATGGTGGCCTATTCCCAGCCGTTGGACCTGGCGCTGTTGAAACTTGAGTCCGCGAGCGACCCGCTTCCGACCGTGGGGCTGGACGATTCCACCGCGACGAGAATCGGTGACCGGGTCGTGGCTATCGGACATCCCGAGCAGGGCGGGTTATGGACCTTGACCACCGGCGTCATCAGCGCGGAGGTGGACAACTTCAACGGTGTGCGGGGCAAGAATGTCTTTCAGACGGAAACGGGATTGAATCGTGGCAACAGCGGCGGTCCGCTCCTGGACACCGGCGGGCGCATGATCGGCGTGAATACCGCCATCGCCCGCGTGGCGTCCGACGGCCTCCCGATCACGAGCATCAGTTTCTCGCTCAAATCCAACGTTGCGGCGCAATGGCTCCGTGAGCAGGGAATCGGCGGCCGTTCGGAAGCAGGCGTCGTGACGCCGCCGCAGACGCAGGCCGCTTCGGAAGTGCCGTCGCCTCCTGCCAAGCCTGTTCAACCTTCTCCCGTGGAAACTCCGGTCAAACCGGAAAAGCCGGATCTCAATCAGAGAAATCCAAGTCTGACAAATCCCAACCAGGAAAATTCCAAGCAAGCAAATCCCAAACAAACCAGTCCCAATCAGACAGGCCCGGAGCCAGCGCGCCCGTACAATCTCGATAAACTGGTCAGTGAACGAGCCAGAGCCGAAGCGGAGCTCACCGACATGATCAACGAGATGCGCGGTCGGATGAAAGGCCGGTGA
- the ilvD gene encoding dihydroxy-acid dehydratase has product MKLKSHELLVGPGRAPARAMLKAVGFTDEDLSRPIIGVANTWIEVMPCNFHLRRLSERVKAGIRAAGGTPIEYNTIAVSDGISMGTEGMKASLISREVIADSIELVARGHLFDGVVALSGCDKTIPGTVMALARLNVPSLMLYGGSIMPGQFQGHDVTIQDVFEAVGKHASGRMTNEELKDLEDHACPGPGACGGQFTANTMAIAFEFLGISPMGRNGVPAMDNRKDDVAFDCGKLVMDLLKQDLRPRRIITRKSLENAIAAVATTGGSTNAVLHLLAIAREAGLKLTIDDFDKINRKVPLLADLKPGGRFAAADLYAAGGTTLVAKRLLDAGLLHGDQPTVTGRTIEEEAKGAKETPGQQVLRPLSNPIKPTGGLVVLKGNLAPEGCVVKVAGHSMTHFRGPAKVFDREEDAFVAVKAGQIKAGDVVVIRYEGPSGGPGMREMLGVTAAIVGAGLGDSVALLTDGRFSGATHGLMAGHVAPEAVRGGPIAAVKNGDIVVFDIPKRRLDLELSQKDIKARMKKVKMPVPRYSSGVMGKYARHVSSASEGAVTS; this is encoded by the coding sequence ATGAAATTGAAGAGCCATGAGTTGCTGGTCGGCCCTGGGCGGGCTCCCGCCCGCGCCATGTTGAAAGCGGTCGGATTCACCGACGAGGACCTATCCCGTCCGATCATCGGGGTCGCCAATACCTGGATCGAAGTGATGCCCTGCAATTTCCACCTGCGCCGGCTGTCGGAGCGGGTGAAGGCGGGCATCCGGGCCGCAGGCGGCACTCCGATCGAGTACAACACCATCGCGGTATCCGACGGGATCTCGATGGGCACCGAAGGGATGAAGGCCTCCCTGATCAGCCGCGAGGTCATCGCCGATTCGATCGAGCTCGTCGCGCGCGGACATCTCTTCGACGGCGTCGTGGCACTGTCCGGTTGCGACAAGACGATTCCCGGAACGGTGATGGCACTGGCGAGGCTCAATGTTCCCTCGCTGATGCTGTACGGCGGCTCCATCATGCCGGGACAGTTTCAAGGGCATGACGTCACGATTCAGGACGTCTTCGAAGCCGTCGGCAAACACGCCTCCGGTCGGATGACCAACGAAGAGTTGAAGGACTTGGAGGATCACGCCTGCCCCGGTCCCGGCGCCTGCGGCGGCCAATTTACCGCCAACACGATGGCCATCGCCTTCGAATTCCTGGGGATCTCACCGATGGGCCGCAACGGCGTCCCCGCCATGGACAATCGGAAGGACGACGTCGCCTTCGACTGCGGCAAGCTGGTGATGGATTTGTTGAAGCAGGATCTCCGCCCTCGTCGGATCATCACCCGCAAGTCCCTGGAGAATGCGATCGCCGCCGTCGCCACCACCGGAGGATCGACCAACGCCGTGTTGCATCTCCTTGCGATCGCGCGGGAAGCGGGCCTCAAGCTCACGATCGACGATTTCGACAAGATCAACCGCAAGGTGCCGCTGCTTGCCGACTTGAAGCCGGGCGGCCGTTTTGCCGCCGCCGACCTGTATGCGGCGGGAGGGACGACGTTGGTGGCCAAGCGGCTGCTCGACGCCGGTCTGCTCCACGGAGACCAACCGACGGTCACGGGCCGCACGATCGAGGAAGAAGCCAAGGGCGCCAAGGAAACGCCGGGCCAGCAGGTACTGCGTCCCCTTTCGAATCCCATCAAGCCGACTGGCGGATTGGTGGTCTTGAAGGGTAATCTTGCGCCTGAAGGCTGCGTGGTGAAAGTGGCAGGCCACTCGATGACGCATTTCCGGGGACCGGCCAAGGTCTTCGACCGGGAAGAAGACGCCTTCGTGGCGGTGAAAGCGGGGCAGATCAAGGCAGGCGACGTGGTCGTCATTCGCTATGAAGGACCGTCGGGAGGTCCCGGCATGCGCGAGATGCTCGGCGTGACGGCGGCGATTGTCGGCGCCGGCCTCGGCGACAGCGTCGCCCTCCTCACGGACGGCCGGTTCTCCGGCGCGACGCATGGGCTCATGGCCGGGCACGTCGCTCCCGAAGCCGTCAGAGGCGGACCGATTGCCGCAGTGAAGAACGGCGACATCGTTGTATTCGACATCCCCAAGCGCCGCCTGGATCTGGAATTGAGTCAGAAAGACATCAAGGCAAGGATGAAAAAGGTCAAGATGCCGGTTCCGCGCTATAGTTCCGGCGTGATGGGCAAGTATGCCCGGCACGTGTCTTCGGCCTCCGAAGGAGCCGTGACGAGCTAG
- a CDS encoding MarC family protein: MTLTEYGVLAFSSLFVIVDPIATVPAFLAMTARDTIPQRLRMARVACLVAVGILAAFGLIGQWLFALLGITLPALQIAGALVLLLVALDMLRAQRSPVQGTEAETAEGATKDDIAVTPLAVPMLAGPAAISTVILLDAQAVDWTYRALLLTCVALVGLASYLILAISASGARWISPLAEKIITRLMGLLLAALAVQFLFNGLKGEGGLFVR; the protein is encoded by the coding sequence ATGACGCTGACCGAATACGGTGTCCTGGCCTTCAGCTCCCTCTTCGTGATCGTCGATCCCATCGCAACGGTTCCGGCCTTCCTGGCGATGACCGCCCGCGACACGATCCCTCAGCGGCTGCGGATGGCCCGCGTAGCCTGTCTGGTCGCGGTTGGAATTCTTGCCGCATTCGGATTGATCGGCCAATGGCTTTTCGCGCTTCTCGGCATTACGCTGCCGGCTCTGCAGATCGCCGGCGCGTTGGTCTTGTTGCTGGTGGCGCTCGACATGTTGAGAGCGCAGCGCTCGCCGGTGCAAGGCACCGAGGCGGAGACCGCCGAAGGCGCCACGAAAGACGATATCGCCGTCACGCCCCTCGCCGTCCCGATGTTGGCGGGACCGGCCGCGATCTCGACGGTCATTCTGCTGGACGCGCAGGCCGTGGATTGGACGTATCGAGCGTTGCTGCTCACTTGCGTTGCGCTGGTGGGTCTGGCAAGCTACCTCATCCTGGCGATCAGCGCGTCGGGGGCCCGGTGGATCAGCCCCTTGGCGGAAAAGATCATCACGCGCCTGATGGGCTTGCTTCTCGCCGCCTTGGCCGTTCAGTTCCTCTTTAACGGACTGAAGGGCGAAGGCGGTTTGTTTGTGCGATAA
- a CDS encoding DnaJ C-terminal domain-containing protein, giving the protein MATTARDYYQILGIARSASADDIKKAFRRLARQYHPDLHTGAKKADMEKKFKELNEAHEVLSDPDKRKKYDQYGAQWEQAEAFEKARQQSGARGFGGQESGGGFSGEGFSDIFENIFGGRTRGGGGRGFAMSGEDLETEVELTLREVLTGVTKRISLREPSTCPVCQGSGEFRGRTCPTCEGTGVKTESKTIEVKIPAGVQDGTRVRVAGKGQPGMNGGKRGDLYLHVVIPPDPIFRRQGSDVHVALPVYAWEAVLGAEVMAPTLTEPVKVKVPPGSRAEGKLRLKGKGLPSAAGGHGDLFLTLQIVMPASVTDEEQSLYERLAKMRHPDPRAELLTQARMR; this is encoded by the coding sequence ATGGCAACGACGGCACGCGACTACTATCAGATTCTCGGCATCGCTCGTTCCGCCTCAGCCGACGACATCAAGAAAGCCTTCAGACGCCTTGCCCGCCAATATCACCCGGACCTCCATACCGGCGCCAAGAAAGCCGACATGGAGAAAAAGTTCAAGGAACTCAACGAAGCCCATGAGGTCCTCTCCGATCCGGACAAGCGGAAGAAGTACGACCAGTACGGCGCGCAATGGGAACAGGCGGAGGCCTTTGAAAAGGCCCGGCAGCAATCCGGTGCGCGCGGCTTCGGTGGTCAGGAATCGGGCGGCGGATTCTCAGGGGAGGGCTTCTCCGACATCTTCGAAAATATCTTCGGCGGACGTACTCGCGGTGGCGGAGGACGGGGCTTCGCCATGTCGGGAGAAGATCTGGAGACCGAGGTGGAGTTGACGTTGCGGGAGGTCCTCACCGGAGTGACCAAGCGGATCAGCCTGCGGGAGCCCTCCACCTGCCCGGTGTGCCAGGGAAGCGGCGAGTTCCGAGGCAGGACTTGTCCCACGTGCGAGGGAACCGGAGTAAAGACGGAATCCAAAACGATCGAGGTCAAGATTCCGGCCGGTGTGCAGGACGGTACGAGGGTCCGCGTGGCCGGCAAAGGACAGCCCGGCATGAACGGAGGAAAGCGGGGGGATTTGTATCTCCACGTCGTCATTCCTCCCGATCCGATTTTCCGCCGGCAAGGCAGCGACGTCCACGTCGCGCTGCCGGTCTACGCCTGGGAAGCGGTCTTAGGAGCCGAGGTCATGGCGCCGACCCTCACGGAACCCGTGAAAGTGAAAGTCCCCCCCGGCAGCAGAGCAGAAGGCAAGCTGCGCTTGAAAGGCAAGGGGCTTCCATCGGCCGCCGGCGGCCATGGCGACCTCTTTCTCACCCTGCAGATCGTCATGCCGGCTTCGGTCACGGACGAAGAACAGTCCCTCTACGAACGGCTGGCCAAGATGCGGCATCCCGATCCCCGCGCCGAGCTTCTGACTCAAGCGCGAATGCGGTAG
- a CDS encoding protoporphyrinogen/coproporphyrinogen oxidase, whose translation MIVIVGAGLAGLSTAYHLSGLPYRIYEREQDVGGLCRSYRKDGFTFDYTGHLLHFRQAEIKALVERLLAGRLQQHGRKSFIYSHQTYTEYPFQVNTFGLPPEVIRECLMGFIATLTQPVASIAPKDRSFKQWILDNLGDGMAKHFMVPFNEKLWQVSLDELTSDWVSWLVPKPELKDVINGALGIKDKAFGYNPSFLYPANDGIRVLPESFLSGIDQVERDCELIEVDTKRRRALFHDRRRGESRTEHYESLVSTIPVPELVRRCPDFPQRLKEAAAGLRWVSVYNVNLGVSREQVSDKHWIYFPESGYPFYRVGFPMSFSPSLGRSGCSSMYVEISHRPAEQRAPEQLIEQARSGLEQAGILRPDDDLVVADVKDLRYAYVYFDRHRAKAIPAILAELERRGIHSIGRYGRWEHTSMEDAIGQGKRLAEQLRGQQAQPVTA comes from the coding sequence ATGATCGTCATCGTCGGAGCCGGGTTGGCCGGTCTCAGCACCGCCTATCACCTGTCCGGTCTTCCTTATCGCATCTATGAACGGGAGCAGGACGTGGGCGGGCTGTGCCGGTCCTATCGGAAGGATGGGTTCACGTTCGACTATACGGGACATCTGCTGCATTTCCGGCAGGCGGAAATCAAAGCGCTGGTCGAACGGCTGCTCGCAGGCAGACTGCAGCAGCACGGGAGAAAGTCGTTCATCTATTCGCATCAGACGTACACGGAGTATCCGTTTCAGGTGAACACGTTCGGTTTGCCTCCCGAAGTGATACGGGAGTGCCTGATGGGATTCATCGCGACGCTCACGCAGCCGGTCGCGTCGATCGCGCCCAAAGACCGGTCGTTCAAACAGTGGATTCTGGACAATCTCGGGGACGGCATGGCCAAGCATTTCATGGTGCCGTTCAACGAAAAGCTCTGGCAGGTGTCCCTCGACGAATTGACGTCCGATTGGGTGTCATGGCTCGTGCCGAAACCGGAACTCAAAGACGTCATCAATGGGGCATTGGGCATCAAGGACAAAGCTTTCGGCTACAACCCTTCGTTCCTCTATCCGGCGAACGACGGAATCCGCGTCCTGCCTGAGTCGTTCCTGTCCGGCATCGATCAGGTGGAACGTGACTGTGAGTTGATCGAGGTGGATACGAAGCGCCGTCGGGCGCTGTTCCATGATCGGCGGCGAGGGGAAAGCAGGACCGAGCACTATGAATCCCTCGTTTCGACCATCCCCGTGCCCGAACTGGTCCGTCGTTGTCCGGACTTTCCCCAACGCTTGAAGGAAGCCGCGGCGGGACTTCGCTGGGTGTCCGTTTATAACGTCAATCTCGGGGTGTCGCGGGAACAGGTTTCGGACAAGCACTGGATCTATTTCCCGGAGTCCGGGTACCCATTCTATCGCGTCGGATTTCCCATGAGTTTTTCTCCGTCGCTCGGCCGGTCCGGCTGCAGTTCCATGTATGTGGAAATTTCACATCGGCCGGCGGAGCAGCGAGCGCCGGAACAACTGATCGAACAGGCGCGTTCCGGCTTGGAACAAGCCGGGATCCTGCGTCCCGACGACGACCTTGTCGTGGCCGACGTCAAAGACTTGCGGTACGCGTACGTGTACTTCGATCGCCACCGTGCCAAGGCGATACCCGCCATTCTTGCCGAACTTGAGCGCCGTGGAATTCATTCGATCGGCCGGTATGGCCGTTGGGAGCACACGTCCATGGAAGATGCGATCGGACAAGGCAAGCGATTGGCCGAACAGCTGAGAGGACAACAGGCGCAGCCAGTGACCGCGTGA